One genomic region from Amycolatopsis sp. FBCC-B4732 encodes:
- a CDS encoding SDR family oxidoreductase, with protein MSFEGKRLVVVGGGSGIARRIAVDARDAGAEVTVAGRNPARFAESGVRTAFADLTEESSLKALAEEAGEVDYLVALASAPANGPVTTLERDAVTRAFDAKVIGPLLLAKHFAPRFREGGAAVLFSGVAAWRPAPERTVMATTNGAVAFLAAALAVDLAPIRVNAVSPGIVDSGAWDRLGDAKDALFRRTAEANPARRVGTVEDVSAATLHLLLNPFVTGTVLHVDGGGRLA; from the coding sequence ATGTCGTTCGAAGGAAAGCGCCTGGTGGTCGTCGGTGGCGGTTCGGGAATCGCCCGGCGGATCGCGGTGGACGCGCGCGACGCGGGTGCCGAAGTCACGGTCGCCGGGCGGAACCCGGCGCGGTTCGCCGAATCCGGGGTGCGCACCGCATTCGCGGACCTGACCGAAGAATCGTCGCTGAAAGCGCTTGCCGAAGAGGCCGGCGAAGTCGACTACCTGGTCGCGCTCGCGTCGGCGCCGGCGAACGGCCCGGTCACGACGCTGGAGCGCGACGCCGTCACCCGGGCGTTCGACGCGAAGGTGATCGGGCCGCTGCTGCTGGCCAAGCACTTCGCCCCGCGGTTCCGTGAGGGTGGGGCCGCGGTGCTGTTCTCCGGCGTCGCCGCGTGGCGGCCGGCGCCGGAACGGACCGTCATGGCCACGACGAACGGCGCGGTGGCCTTCCTCGCGGCCGCGCTCGCGGTCGACCTGGCGCCGATCCGGGTCAACGCCGTCTCGCCGGGCATCGTGGACTCGGGCGCGTGGGATCGGCTCGGGGACGCGAAGGACGCGTTGTTCCGGCGGACGGCGGAAGCGAACCCGGCGCGCCGGGTGGGTACCGTCGAAGACGTGTCGGCGGCGACCCTCCACTTGCTCCTGAACCCGTTCGTCACGGGCACGGTGCTGCATGTGGACGGTGGCGGCCGGCTCGCCTGA
- a CDS encoding GNAT family N-acetyltransferase, with protein MITTGGLTESDRATWENLFAGYNTFYGRTLPAERVDRAWREFATGERMHALGARLDGELVGIVHFFTHVSTTSDDVCYLQDLFTDTKARGHGVGRALIEAVAGWARAKGCVRVYWHTQTSNTTARRLYDQVAVDKGFMQYQIPLDA; from the coding sequence ATGATCACCACCGGGGGACTCACCGAAAGCGACCGCGCGACCTGGGAAAACCTGTTCGCCGGCTACAACACGTTCTACGGCAGGACACTCCCGGCCGAGCGGGTGGACCGGGCGTGGCGCGAGTTCGCGACCGGCGAGCGCATGCACGCCCTCGGCGCGCGGCTCGACGGCGAACTCGTCGGCATCGTCCACTTCTTCACCCACGTCAGCACCACTTCGGACGACGTCTGCTACCTGCAGGACCTGTTCACCGACACGAAAGCCCGCGGGCATGGCGTCGGCCGGGCGCTCATCGAAGCCGTCGCCGGCTGGGCACGCGCGAAGGGGTGCGTCCGCGTCTACTGGCACACGCAGACGTCGAACACGACCGCCCGGCGGCTCTACGACCAGGTCGCCGTCGACAAGGGATTCATGCAGTACCAGATCCCCCTGGACGCCTAA
- a CDS encoding SGNH/GDSL hydrolase family protein, which produces MVLRRFFAVTAAVLAASALLTAPAEARSHGGYLALGDSVAFGYRPDAGADYLDAANFRGYAEKYAAARGLKLANASCPGETTGSMLDVAAPSNGCENAYRLAFPLHVAYPGSQIGYAVQYLKTHRDTRLVTLTVGANDLFRCRDTTPDHCTGATFDAALKQVGANLATILGAVRAQYRGELVLVSYYSLDYRDPAQVAQVKAINATLAQVTRHHRGTVADGFTAFRLASLRAGGDPCAAGLLVKLPSGGCDVHPSAAGHRALAAALAVAVAFR; this is translated from the coding sequence TTGGTACTTCGTCGATTCTTCGCCGTCACAGCGGCGGTCCTGGCGGCGAGCGCGCTGCTCACGGCCCCGGCGGAGGCCCGGTCCCACGGTGGGTACCTCGCCCTGGGCGATTCGGTCGCGTTCGGTTACCGGCCCGACGCCGGCGCGGACTACCTCGACGCGGCCAACTTCCGCGGCTACGCGGAGAAGTACGCGGCCGCGCGCGGGCTGAAGCTCGCCAACGCGTCCTGCCCGGGTGAGACGACGGGGAGCATGCTGGACGTCGCCGCGCCGAGCAACGGCTGCGAGAACGCCTACCGCCTGGCCTTTCCCTTGCACGTCGCCTATCCCGGCAGCCAGATCGGCTACGCCGTGCAGTACCTGAAGACGCACCGGGACACCCGGCTAGTCACGCTGACCGTCGGCGCCAACGACCTGTTCCGCTGCCGCGACACCACCCCCGACCACTGCACCGGCGCCACGTTCGACGCCGCGCTCAAGCAGGTCGGGGCGAACCTCGCGACCATCCTCGGCGCGGTGCGCGCGCAGTACCGCGGCGAGCTCGTGCTCGTGTCGTACTACTCGCTCGACTACCGCGATCCGGCGCAGGTCGCGCAGGTGAAGGCGATCAACGCGACGCTGGCCCAGGTGACCCGGCACCACCGCGGCACCGTCGCCGACGGGTTCACCGCGTTCCGACTGGCTTCCCTGCGCGCCGGTGGCGACCCGTGCGCCGCGGGGTTGCTCGTGAAGCTGCCGTCCGGCGGGTGCGACGTCCACCCGAGCGCGGCGGGCCACCGCGCCCTCGCCGCGGCGCTGGCCGTGGCGGTCGCGTTCCGGTAG
- a CDS encoding alpha/beta hydrolase, which produces MSGVVKRLLTAAAATAVLGSLFAAPASAAESVAWKPCADAPDVDCGTVTVPIDWGHPDRGTTSIALARRKATDPQARIGSILMDPGGPGGAGAGEVKAGWTLSAEITKRFDTVGFDPRGVGDSTQIKCGLDEIIADHPKVPANQAEFEQLAQYNRKLGESCGRLTGPLARFGDTKSVARDMDAIRAALGERKLTYYGVSYGTLMGQQYAELFPDKVRALVLDSNMDHSQYTAWDFLNSETQSVQAEFGELAAWCARTASCALHGQNVSKVTRDLQDKAARGELKDPRSEEPVTPLDLAAIIQGSFYGPSWDRLATVLKSFEDGTPPAASARLRDDVPINNVFQSVFCDDWRLPVHNFAELETYRRAAAALAPDVKVNSLGWTAVTGCIGWPERASNPQHPLQVHGAPPLLMVSSRHDPATPYAWSQTAARQSGSTLLTYDGWGHGAYFKNSQCVTKATDDYLITGKLPAKGTHCAAVEPGTPEARVAGPKAPSTIAF; this is translated from the coding sequence ATGTCGGGGGTAGTGAAGCGGCTGCTGACGGCCGCGGCGGCAACGGCGGTACTGGGGAGCCTGTTCGCGGCGCCCGCTTCGGCGGCGGAATCCGTGGCCTGGAAGCCGTGCGCGGACGCGCCGGACGTCGACTGCGGCACGGTCACCGTGCCGATCGACTGGGGGCACCCGGACCGCGGCACCACGAGCATCGCGCTCGCGCGGCGCAAGGCCACGGATCCGCAGGCCCGGATCGGCTCGATCCTGATGGACCCGGGCGGTCCCGGCGGCGCGGGCGCGGGTGAGGTCAAGGCCGGCTGGACCCTGTCGGCCGAGATCACCAAGCGGTTCGACACCGTCGGGTTCGACCCGCGCGGCGTCGGCGACAGCACGCAGATCAAGTGCGGGCTCGACGAAATCATCGCGGACCACCCGAAGGTACCGGCGAACCAGGCGGAGTTCGAGCAGCTCGCGCAGTACAACCGGAAGCTCGGCGAAAGCTGCGGCCGGCTCACCGGGCCGCTGGCGCGGTTCGGCGACACCAAGAGCGTCGCGCGGGACATGGACGCCATCCGCGCCGCGCTCGGCGAGCGGAAGCTGACTTACTACGGCGTTTCGTACGGCACGCTGATGGGCCAGCAGTACGCGGAACTGTTCCCGGACAAGGTCCGCGCGCTCGTCCTCGACAGCAACATGGACCACTCGCAGTACACCGCGTGGGACTTCCTGAACAGCGAAACGCAGTCCGTGCAAGCGGAATTCGGCGAGCTCGCCGCCTGGTGCGCCCGGACGGCGAGCTGCGCGCTGCACGGCCAGAACGTTTCGAAGGTGACCAGGGACCTGCAGGACAAGGCCGCGCGCGGCGAGCTGAAGGACCCGCGGAGCGAGGAGCCGGTCACCCCGCTGGACCTCGCGGCGATCATCCAGGGCAGCTTCTACGGCCCCAGCTGGGATCGGCTCGCGACCGTGCTCAAGTCGTTCGAGGACGGCACCCCGCCGGCCGCGTCGGCGCGGCTGCGTGACGACGTCCCGATCAACAACGTCTTCCAGAGCGTGTTCTGCGACGACTGGCGCCTGCCGGTGCACAACTTCGCCGAACTCGAGACCTACCGCCGGGCCGCCGCGGCGCTCGCACCCGACGTCAAGGTCAACTCGCTGGGCTGGACCGCCGTCACCGGCTGCATCGGCTGGCCGGAGCGGGCGAGCAACCCGCAGCACCCGCTGCAGGTCCACGGCGCGCCGCCGCTGCTGATGGTCAGCAGCCGCCACGACCCGGCGACGCCGTACGCGTGGTCGCAGACCGCCGCCCGGCAGAGCGGCAGCACGCTGCTCACCTACGACGGCTGGGGCCACGGCGCGTACTTCAAGAACAGCCAGTGCGTCACCAAGGCCACCGACGACTACCTGATCACCGGCAAGCTGCCGGCCAAGGGCACGCACTGCGCCGCGGTCGAGCCGGGTACGCCCGAGGCGCGGGTCGCCGGGCCGAAGGCACCGTCGACGATCGCCTTCTGA
- a CDS encoding LacI family DNA-binding transcriptional regulator, producing the protein MAALAGVSTATVSRALNGKSTVDPVLAGRVAWAVAQLGYTPNGLARGLRRRETAVLALIISDVENPFFTAIARGAEDTAQAAGFSVMLCNSDENVAKERRYVEVAAQERLAGVVLSPTTPDSDVGPLRTHRTPIVTVDRRLASADCDAVLVNSRESAAEAVRHLTGRGYRRIGCVAGPPGITTADARLAGYRDGLRAARREYSANLVHRCGFREAGGREAATRLLTAPDPPDALLVSGSPMTVGLLQVLAELGLRPGRDVGIVSFDEVPWATLITPSLTVVAQPAYAMGQRAARLLLDRIADGGARPATTTTLAAQLIVRGSSARSICPQ; encoded by the coding sequence GTGGCGGCGCTGGCCGGGGTTTCGACCGCGACCGTGTCGCGGGCGCTCAACGGCAAGTCCACTGTGGACCCAGTGCTCGCCGGACGCGTGGCGTGGGCGGTGGCGCAGCTCGGCTACACGCCGAACGGACTGGCCCGCGGCCTGCGCCGCCGCGAGACCGCGGTGCTGGCGCTGATCATCTCCGACGTCGAAAACCCGTTCTTCACGGCGATCGCGCGCGGGGCCGAGGACACCGCGCAGGCCGCCGGGTTCTCGGTGATGCTCTGCAACTCCGACGAAAACGTCGCGAAGGAGCGCCGGTACGTCGAAGTCGCGGCGCAGGAACGGCTCGCGGGCGTGGTCCTGTCGCCGACGACACCCGACAGCGACGTCGGGCCGCTGCGCACGCACCGGACGCCGATCGTGACGGTCGACCGGCGGCTCGCTTCGGCGGACTGCGACGCGGTCCTCGTCAATTCCCGCGAGTCGGCCGCCGAAGCCGTGCGGCACCTGACCGGCCGGGGCTACCGGCGGATCGGCTGCGTCGCCGGCCCGCCCGGCATCACCACCGCGGACGCGCGGCTCGCGGGCTACCGCGACGGGCTCCGCGCGGCCCGCCGCGAATACTCCGCGAACCTGGTGCACCGCTGCGGATTCCGCGAAGCCGGCGGCCGGGAAGCCGCGACCCGGTTGCTGACGGCACCCGATCCACCGGACGCGCTCCTCGTCTCCGGCAGCCCGATGACGGTCGGCTTGCTGCAGGTGCTGGCGGAACTGGGCCTGCGCCCGGGCCGCGACGTCGGGATCGTCTCGTTCGACGAAGTGCCGTGGGCCACGCTGATCACGCCGTCGCTGACGGTCGTCGCCCAACCGGCCTACGCGATGGGACAACGGGCCGCCCGGCTGCTCCTCGACCGCATCGCCGACGGCGGCGCCCGCCCGGCGACCACGACGACGCTGGCGGCACAGCTGATCGTCCGCGGCAGCTCGGCCCGCTCAATCTGTCCACAATAG
- a CDS encoding GNAT family N-acetyltransferase codes for MLDCTFAIDSVTWDNADAVRLRAAQRTELDARYGTDDHEPGALPTAETMAVFLVARDASGTALGCGGLLLLGPGPGEVKRMYVDPAARGTGVATALLRALEDHARELGIARLLLETGTGQPDAIRFYQREGYEPIEAYGPYVGEPLSRCFARDL; via the coding sequence ATGCTCGACTGCACGTTCGCCATCGATTCGGTGACCTGGGACAACGCCGACGCCGTCCGCCTGCGTGCCGCCCAGCGCACCGAGCTGGACGCCCGTTACGGCACCGACGACCACGAGCCCGGCGCGCTCCCGACCGCCGAAACCATGGCCGTGTTCCTCGTCGCGCGCGACGCCTCCGGAACGGCGCTCGGGTGCGGCGGGCTGCTGCTGCTCGGGCCGGGGCCCGGCGAGGTCAAGCGCATGTACGTCGACCCGGCGGCCCGCGGCACCGGCGTCGCGACCGCCCTGCTGCGCGCGCTCGAAGACCACGCGCGGGAGCTCGGCATCGCCCGGCTGCTGCTGGAGACCGGCACCGGGCAGCCCGACGCCATCCGCTTCTACCAGCGCGAAGGCTACGAACCGATCGAGGCCTACGGGCCCTACGTCGGCGAGCCGCTCTCGCGGTGTTTCGCGCGCGACCTGTGA
- a CDS encoding TetR/AcrR family transcriptional regulator, protein MPKQRDVEAQRELLSGATWRVLAENGLPGLTLRAVAERAGCTTGLVMHAFPTKKALLLHARDLLYERTAVRADAAEAASLDAFGALEAVLGQAVDLPHGHHDESRVWVGFLAAALADDDLAERHRAANRSFLARVGRLVAACRPEWTEERLELTTKSLVALVEGLNVLAAADPGGYPARLQQNALAAALAPLR, encoded by the coding sequence TTGCCGAAGCAGCGTGACGTCGAGGCCCAGCGCGAACTCCTGTCCGGCGCGACGTGGCGGGTGCTCGCCGAGAACGGCCTCCCCGGTCTGACGCTGCGCGCGGTCGCCGAGCGCGCCGGCTGCACGACGGGCCTGGTCATGCACGCGTTCCCGACCAAGAAGGCGTTGCTGCTGCACGCGCGAGACCTGCTCTACGAACGCACGGCCGTCCGCGCCGACGCGGCCGAGGCGGCGAGCCTTGACGCGTTCGGGGCGCTGGAAGCGGTCCTCGGCCAGGCGGTCGACCTCCCGCACGGCCACCACGACGAATCCCGCGTGTGGGTGGGCTTCCTGGCGGCGGCACTGGCGGACGACGACCTGGCGGAGCGGCACCGCGCGGCGAACCGTTCGTTCCTCGCCAGGGTCGGCCGGTTGGTGGCGGCGTGCCGTCCGGAGTGGACGGAGGAGCGGCTCGAGCTGACGACGAAGAGCCTGGTGGCGTTGGTGGAGGGCCTGAACGTCCTGGCGGCGGCCGACCCGGGCGGTTACCCGGCGCGGCTGCAGCAGAACGCGCTGGCGGCCGCCCTCGCCCCCCTGCGTTAG
- a CDS encoding GlxA family transcriptional regulator yields MPQEFSHRVVAIVTEESNPFEMGVTTELFGLRRPELNRPWYDFTLCSATPAVRMNLGMFTLSGVAGLEAADTADTLIVPARPNTRVPTNPSIIAAIHRAAARGARLVSFCTGALALAEAGVLDGRRATTHWQWAPEFASRFPAVRWEPDVLFIDEGTILTAAGSAASLDLGLHLIHRDHGAEVVNAVSRRLVFTGHRDGGQQQFIARPVPAVPDTSLAPVLAWALARLDEPLTVADLAAHASTSPATLHRKFRAELGTTPLAWLTTERVTLACRLIERGELRLDRVASASGFGTAANLRLQLRRHTGLSPSAYRRRFGPAA; encoded by the coding sequence ATGCCGCAAGAATTCTCGCACCGCGTCGTGGCGATCGTGACGGAGGAGTCGAACCCGTTCGAGATGGGCGTGACCACGGAGCTGTTCGGCCTCCGCCGACCCGAGCTGAACCGCCCTTGGTACGACTTCACCTTGTGCTCGGCAACGCCCGCCGTGCGGATGAACCTGGGCATGTTCACTTTGTCCGGAGTCGCCGGCCTGGAGGCGGCTGACACAGCGGACACGCTGATCGTGCCGGCCCGCCCGAACACGCGAGTCCCGACGAACCCTTCGATCATCGCGGCGATCCACCGCGCAGCCGCCCGAGGCGCGCGCCTGGTGAGCTTCTGCACGGGCGCCCTGGCCCTCGCGGAGGCCGGCGTCCTGGACGGCCGCCGCGCGACGACCCATTGGCAGTGGGCCCCGGAGTTCGCTTCGCGCTTCCCGGCGGTCCGGTGGGAGCCGGACGTCCTGTTCATCGACGAGGGCACGATCTTGACGGCAGCGGGCAGCGCGGCCTCCCTCGACCTGGGCCTCCACCTGATCCACCGCGACCACGGCGCCGAGGTGGTGAACGCCGTCAGCCGGCGCTTGGTGTTCACGGGCCACCGCGACGGCGGGCAGCAGCAGTTCATCGCCCGCCCGGTGCCTGCGGTCCCGGACACTTCGCTGGCTCCGGTGCTGGCTTGGGCCCTCGCTCGCCTGGACGAGCCCCTTACGGTCGCTGACCTAGCGGCCCACGCTTCAACCAGCCCGGCGACCCTGCACCGGAAGTTCCGGGCCGAGCTGGGGACAACGCCGTTGGCTTGGCTGACGACGGAGCGGGTGACGCTGGCGTGCCGCCTGATCGAGCGAGGCGAGCTGCGCTTGGACCGGGTGGCCTCGGCAAGCGGCTTCGGAACGGCGGCGAATCTACGATTGCAGTTGAGGCGGCACACGGGGTTGAGCCCGAGTGCGTACCGCCGCCGCTTCGGCCCGGCGGCTTGA
- a CDS encoding cupin domain-containing protein: MNPIDLNEVLASFDAAWSPRIVSRVNDYDVRLARFEGEHVWHVHRDTDEFFLVLDGEIEIGLRDPDERMVTLGKAQAFVVPKGVHHKPSSKAGASVLLVEPAGTLSVGDDHDEVPGHVDVTTGHLV, encoded by the coding sequence ATGAACCCGATCGACCTCAATGAAGTCCTCGCGAGCTTCGACGCCGCCTGGAGTCCGCGGATCGTCAGTCGTGTCAACGACTACGACGTCCGGCTCGCTCGCTTCGAGGGTGAGCACGTCTGGCACGTCCACCGGGACACCGACGAGTTCTTCCTCGTTCTCGACGGGGAGATCGAGATCGGGCTTCGCGACCCGGACGAACGAATGGTCACGCTCGGAAAGGCGCAGGCTTTCGTCGTGCCCAAGGGCGTCCACCACAAGCCGTCGTCGAAAGCGGGGGCCAGTGTTCTGCTGGTCGAACCCGCCGGGACGCTCTCGGTCGGGGACGACCACGACGAGGTGCCCGGCCACGTCGACGTCACCACCGGGCACCTTGTCTGA
- a CDS encoding helix-turn-helix domain-containing protein encodes MKRTSFAQWPCSIARTINLLGDWWTPLVLRDAFYGVHRFDEFQQALGIARNTLADRLKRLVEEGLLEKVAYQTEPVRYDYVLTEKGRDFYPVLLAMTRWGDKWLATEAGPPITVHHLACGHDTHAEIVCAECGEPMTPEETRMRRGPGFPPRLAQRPDVEARFARQE; translated from the coding sequence ATGAAACGGACGTCGTTCGCGCAGTGGCCGTGCTCGATCGCGCGCACCATCAATCTGCTGGGAGACTGGTGGACCCCTCTGGTGCTGCGGGACGCCTTCTACGGCGTGCACCGCTTCGACGAGTTCCAGCAGGCGCTCGGCATCGCGCGCAACACCCTCGCCGACCGGCTCAAGCGGCTGGTCGAGGAGGGTTTGCTGGAGAAGGTCGCCTACCAGACCGAGCCGGTGCGCTACGACTACGTGCTCACCGAGAAGGGCCGCGACTTCTACCCGGTGCTGCTCGCGATGACCCGCTGGGGCGACAAGTGGCTCGCCACCGAAGCCGGCCCGCCGATCACCGTCCACCACCTCGCCTGCGGGCACGACACGCACGCCGAAATCGTCTGCGCGGAGTGCGGTGAGCCGATGACGCCCGAGGAGACGCGCATGCGCCGCGGGCCCGGGTTTCCGCCCCGGCTGGCGCAGCGGCCGGACGTCGAGGCGCGCTTCGCTCGGCAGGAGTGA
- a CDS encoding SRPBCC family protein gives MEWTGARYADLPTAEVSTWIDAVPEDVWPVVSDIALMPELSAELQSVEWCEVGRKFLGRSKHDAFGEWETTSYVVECEAPRVFSWAVADPAEPSATWKFTLEPDGGGTRLSQWVRMGPGRSGLSFAIDRMPEKEQKIVFVRLREFETAMAGNLAAIKDRVENR, from the coding sequence ATGGAGTGGACCGGCGCGAGGTACGCCGACCTGCCGACGGCCGAGGTTTCGACCTGGATCGACGCGGTGCCCGAGGACGTCTGGCCGGTCGTTTCGGACATCGCGCTGATGCCCGAGCTGAGCGCCGAGCTCCAGTCCGTCGAGTGGTGCGAAGTCGGGCGCAAGTTCCTCGGCCGCAGCAAGCACGACGCCTTCGGCGAGTGGGAGACCACCTCGTACGTCGTCGAGTGCGAGGCCCCGCGCGTGTTCTCGTGGGCCGTCGCCGATCCGGCCGAGCCGAGCGCGACCTGGAAGTTCACCCTCGAACCCGACGGCGGCGGCACCCGGCTGAGCCAGTGGGTGCGGATGGGGCCCGGCCGGTCCGGGCTGTCCTTCGCCATCGACCGGATGCCCGAAAAGGAACAGAAGATCGTCTTCGTCCGGCTGCGGGAGTTCGAGACGGCGATGGCCGGCAACCTCGCCGCGATCAAGGACCGGGTGGAGAACCGGTGA
- a CDS encoding LLM class flavin-dependent oxidoreductase, translating into MRTATTVEFSKDTRETVDFVLEAEKLGLDVCWVAEAWGADAPSALGYLAARTDRIRLGSGIIQLGTRTPVAIAQAALTLADLSGGRFALGLGASGPQVVEGLHGVPFAKPLTRMRETVEIIRQVFAGQKVSFSGKAFEIPLPGEARPMRLSTAPNPDIPIYLATLSPKLLELTGEVADGWLGTSFVPEGAEAYFGPLDAGLTKAGRKRADIDVCQGAEVAFADDEAELRALVGSRKKELAFSLGGMGSATTNFYNNAYSRQGWADVAAEVRERWQGGDRDGAAALVTDEMVLGTTLIGTEDMVRERLRVWRETGVDTVRLYPAGETLEARLSTLGRALDLL; encoded by the coding sequence GTGAGGACCGCGACCACCGTCGAGTTCTCGAAGGACACCCGCGAGACGGTCGACTTCGTGCTGGAGGCGGAAAAACTCGGCCTCGACGTCTGCTGGGTCGCCGAAGCCTGGGGTGCCGACGCGCCGTCCGCGCTTGGCTACCTCGCCGCGCGCACCGACCGGATCCGGCTCGGGTCGGGCATCATCCAGCTCGGCACCCGCACGCCGGTCGCGATCGCGCAGGCCGCGCTCACCCTCGCCGACCTGTCCGGCGGCCGGTTCGCGCTCGGGCTCGGCGCGTCCGGGCCGCAGGTCGTCGAGGGCCTGCACGGCGTCCCGTTCGCGAAACCGTTGACGCGCATGCGGGAGACCGTCGAGATCATCCGCCAGGTGTTCGCCGGCCAGAAGGTTTCCTTTTCCGGCAAGGCGTTCGAGATCCCGCTGCCCGGCGAGGCGCGGCCGATGCGGCTGTCGACCGCGCCGAACCCGGACATCCCGATCTACCTCGCGACGCTGTCGCCGAAGCTCCTCGAGCTCACCGGCGAGGTCGCGGACGGCTGGCTCGGCACCAGTTTCGTCCCCGAAGGTGCCGAGGCGTACTTCGGCCCGCTCGACGCCGGGCTCACGAAGGCCGGCCGGAAGCGGGCGGACATCGACGTCTGCCAAGGCGCCGAAGTCGCGTTCGCCGACGACGAAGCCGAACTGCGCGCGCTGGTCGGCAGCCGCAAGAAGGAACTCGCCTTCAGCCTCGGCGGGATGGGCTCGGCCACCACGAACTTCTACAACAACGCCTACAGCCGCCAGGGCTGGGCGGACGTCGCCGCCGAGGTCCGGGAACGCTGGCAGGGCGGGGATCGCGACGGCGCCGCCGCGCTCGTCACCGACGAAATGGTGCTCGGCACGACATTGATCGGCACCGAGGACATGGTGCGGGAACGCCTGCGCGTCTGGCGCGAAACCGGCGTCGACACCGTCCGGCTGTACCCGGCCGGCGAAACGCTCGAAGCGCGCTTGAGCACCCTCGGCCGCGCGCTCGACCTGCTGTGA